A single genomic interval of Coccidioides posadasii str. Silveira chromosome 1, complete sequence harbors:
- a CDS encoding uncharacterized protein (EggNog:ENOG410PH53~COG:A~BUSCO:13092at33183), translating to MSTDVATLENEVKEFKLQLESVQSSLQVDPDNTELQSLKTELEELISLTEQSIAELRPSVPEPPKGKPSHPPVKEKWSKENHPAYQAGYRKPAPETPPAEESQSSTVSFSVNDNVLARWASGDNAFYPARITSITGSSTNPIYIVSFKSYSTTETLTAKDIKPISNNDTRKRKADGISGTPGPQSLPANSSVISAAADINPALASKARTEGVKPADGSRPAKVPRKVKGKRDLEAGKAKWQDFASKGKFGKATKKESMFRTPEGINARVGFTGSGQQMRKDPTRSRHVYQQEEDTY from the exons ATGAGTACAGACGTTGCCACTTTGGAGAATGAAGTCAAGGAATTCAAGCTCCAG CTTGAATCTGTTCAATCAAGCTTGCAGGTAGACCCAGACAATACAGAGCTTCAGAGCCTTAAGACTGAGCTTGAAGAACTTATATCACTCACCGAACAATCTATCGCCGAACTACGACCCTCCGTTCCTGAACCTCCCAAGGGAAAGCCATCACACCCCCCCGTGAAGGAGAAATGGTCAAAGGAGAACCATCCGGCGTACCAAGCCGGTTATCGCAAACCTGCCCCAGAGACCCCTCCAGCAGAGGAGTCTCAGTCCTCGACGGTTTCGTTTTCCGTTAACGACAATGTACTCGCCAGATGGGCATCCGGAGATAACGCTTTCTATCCGGCGAGGATCACATCGATCACAGGCTCCTCCACTAATCCAATCTACATTGTCTCCTTCAAGTCATACTCCACCACCGAAACCTTAACCGCAAAAGACATTAAGCCTATCTCTAATAATGACACTCGGAAACGCAAGGCTGATGGGATATCAGGAACCCCAGGCCCGCAGTCCCTGCCGGCAAACTCCAGCGTCATATCCGCTGCCGCTGATATCAACCCTGCCTTGGCCAGCAAGGCCCGTACTGAAGGCGTTAAACCCGCTGATGGGTCGCGTCCCGCGAAAGTGCCTCGAAAGGTTAAGGGAAAGAGGGATTTAGAGGCGGGAAAGGCCAAGTGGCAGGACTTTGCCAGCAAGGGTAAATTCGGAAAGGCCACAAAAAAGGAGAGCATGTTTCGTACTCCAGAAGGAATCAATGCTCGAG TTGGCTTCACCGGATCGGGCCAGCAGATGCGTAAAGACCCCACGAGAAGTCGACACGTATACCAGCAGGAAGAAGATACCTATTAG
- the BFR2 gene encoding rRNA-processing protein bfr2 (BUSCO:297145at4751~EggNog:ENOG410PKUD~COG:K,U~BUSCO:8562at33183): protein MVGVKKKTKSLAEQIADLDDPTPKDFDPEDQNDHGQTSDDEDQISGDEEDLEISGREHYEVVGKSKLRKPLPIELGREYAGSRISRNALDAGDNEDGPFGLGEEDLEDSDDSKISGPEDDLDDDSMGGSHGRGDEDEEMDSDDLEDDEEADEEDEEQEENPSRRAAGVSDERDELRRLMASDHKAVAASISQAAKADAAKGAAVKRQRRAFDALLNSRIKLQKGITSINSIPPDAEVDVSTHAELIKSAEAAALALWNALDDLRHTLADSRFKDSSTSSKKRKRTPIAPDTPSSEIWSRMNDLEVQFLPHRRAVLDKWSLKARGIRAALPSNQNKLLAKNSDHQTITAVLDAHIATETSANTTHPQRNGDIQAQTPSSIVYNDTAFYQSLLRDLVEQRMSSSASAGILDSQLPSRLTGLSIHPTTGMRKDKVKRAVDTKASKGRKMKYNVHEKLQNFMAPEERGSWGDRAREEFFASLLGRSAREVLGEESEDEGMNGVASDDEDMEEGGLRLFRN, encoded by the exons ATGGTAGGAGTTAAAAAGAAGACAAAATCGCTTGCCGAACAGATTGCTGATCTCGATGACCCGACTCCAAAAG ACTTTGATCCCGAAGATCAAAATGATCACGGACAGACTAGCGATGATGAGGATCAAATATCTggggatgaagaagatttaGAGATTTCTGGCCGCGAACACTATGAAGTTGTTGG GAAGAGTAAACTCCGCAAGCCATTGCCGATCGAGCTCGGACGCGAATATGCAGGCTCTCGGATTAGCAGAAATGCCCTGGACGCGGGCGACAACGAAGATGGACCGTTCGGATTAGGCGAAGAGGACCTCGAGGATTCAGATGATTCCAAGATATCTGGACCGGAGGACGATTTGGATGACGACAGCATGGGTGGAAGTCACGGAAGAGGAGACGAGGATGAGGAAATGGACAGCGACGATTTGGAGGACGACGAGGAGGCAgatgaggaagatgaagagcaAGAGGAGAACCCTTCTCGCCGAGCAGCGGGCGTATCTGACGAACGGGATGAGCTGCGCCGCCTAATGGCATCTGACCATAAAGCTGTGGCCGCATCCATATCTCAAGCAGCCAAAGCTGATGCTGCGAAGGGTGCTGCCGTCAAACGACAACGACGCGCATTCGACGCACTTCTCAACAGCCGAATAAAGCTACAGAAGGGTATTACCTCGATCAATAGCATTCCCCCCGACGCTGAAGTGGATGTCTCTACACATGCGGAATTAATCAAATCCGCTGAAGCGGCCGCACTCGCTCTATGGAACGCATTGGATGACTTGCGCCATACACTTGCCGATTCTCGTTTCAAAGACAGCTCTACGTCCTCCAAAAAACGCAAACGAACGCCGATCGCCCCAGACACACCATCCTCGGAGATATGGAGCCGGATGAACGATCTAGAAGTTCAGTTTCTCCCTCATCGCCGCGCTGTGCTGGACAAATGGTCCCTCAAGGCCCGCGGCATCCGTGCTGCCCTACCGTCCAACCAAAACAAACTCCTCGCCAAAAATTCCGACCATCAAACCATCACCGCCGTTCTAGATGCCCACATCGCCACCGAAACATCAGCAAACACCACCCACCCGCAGAGAAACGGGGACATCCAGGCCCAAACGCCTTCAAGTATCGTCTATAACGACACCGCATTCTACCAGTCCCTCCTCCGCGACCTTGTCGAGCAACGCATGTCGTCGTCCGCTTCCGCCGGTATTCTCGACTCCCAGCTTCCGTCCCGACTGACGGGTTTATCCATCCACCCTACTACAGGAATGCGGAAAGACAAGGTCAAGCGCGCTGTGGATACGAAGGCGTCAAAGGGTAGGAAAATGAAGTACAATGTCCATGAGAAGCTGCAGAATTTCATGGCGCCAGAGGAGAGAGGGTCATGGGGTGATAGGGCGAGAGAGGAGTTTTTCGCATCATTGTTGGGGAGAAGCGCTAGAGAGGTGCTTGGAGAGGAATCCGAGGACGAAGGCATGAATGGAGTGGCcagtgatgatgaagatatgGAGGAGGGTGGGCTTAGGTTGTTTAGGAATTAA
- a CDS encoding uncharacterized protein (EggNog:ENOG410PJTC~COG:D~BUSCO:9842at33183), protein MMRRRFFSTLRQLQHDNPLGLPRSGTPPSFPRRRGLPEKRKIRDVNKVIAVSSAKGGVGKSTIAVNIALALARRGIRTGILDTDIFGPSIPTLLNLSGEPRLDDKNCLVPLTNYGLKSMSMGYLLPPPPPESTITTSDPNIPPMDTTPISWRGLMVSKAMNQLLHSVSWGPLDVLILDLPPGTGDVQLTINQEIVVDGAVIVSTPQDIALRDAVRGYGLFEKMNVPVLGMVRNMAFFACPHCGKQTRIFSRGSDPKGAQEDTAGHAHDTSGVVATCKRLGIEFLGDVPLDARVCEDADRGVPTVVAEESDDRSVRRSAFMSIAEKVARKVGLEWK, encoded by the exons ATGATGCGTCGGAGATTCTTTTCCACTCTCCGACAACTCCAACATGACAATCCGCTG GGCCTCCCGCGCTCCGGCACGCCGCCATCCTTCCCGCGCCGTCGTGGCCTGCCTGAGAAAAGGAAGATTCGCGATGTGAACAAGGTGATAGCGGTCTCGTCTGCTAAAGGCGGGGTCGGTAAATCGACAATTGCTG TGAATATTGCATTGGCGCTTGCCAGGCGTGGAATTCGCACTGGCATTCTTGACACGGATATTTTTGGGCCTTCGATACCCACGCTATTGAATCTCTCTGGAGAGCCGCGGCTTGACGATA AGAACTGCCTTGTTCCTCTCACGAATTATGGCCTCAAATCCATGTCCATGGGCTATCTTCTCCCTCCACCACCCCCAGAGTCAACAATCACCACCTCCGATCCCAACATACCGCCCATGGACACAACCCCTATCTCTTGGCGAGGACTTATGGTATCAAAAGCGATGAACCAGCTACTCCACTCCGTTTCATGGGGCCCACTGGACGTGCTCATCCTCGACTTACCTCCCGGAACGGGAGACGTGCAACTGACCATTAATCAAGAAATCGTAGTGGACGGCGCAGTGATTGTGTCTACACCACAAGATATCGCACTTAGGGACGCTGTCAGGGGTTACGGCCTTTTCGAGAAGATGAACGTGCCCGTTTTAGGTATGGTGAGGAACATGGCCTTTTTCGCCTGTCCGCATTGCGGTAAGCAGACGAGAATATTCTCTCGAGGCTCAGATCCTAAAGGAGCCCAGGAGGATACAGCTGGGCATGCTCATGATACTAGTGGCGTTGTGGCGACTTGTAAACGCCTAGGCATTGAGTTTCTGGGAGATGTTCCGCTGGATGCTAGGGTGTGTGAAGACGCTGATCGGGGTGTTCCCACCGTCGTTGCCGAAGAGAGCGATGATAGGAGCGTGCGACGGAGTGCATTCATGAGTATCGCTGAAAAAGTTGCTAGGAAGGTTGGACTGGAATGGAAATGA
- a CDS encoding uncharacterized protein (EggNog:ENOG410PFB2~COG:V): MVASMLVILRDQKMPLPVGGILISPWLDLTHSFPSMNDIGTEDYLPKYGFMQRPSMAWPPPNADEIGVVSKCAGKILQAINSPPVVDSTTSVDERAIEQFFIREATATTQAGHLEPLPEHHAAIFQNGRGHPHPDHLLTVQMDGVMIELKDQIHMYTPNEMLSHPLVSPVLQPSLGGLPPLLVLTGGGEMLRDEQIYFAHKAANPAAYPPSEKYLNRHDPERKIIDKYKPTYVQLQVWENLCHVAPTLSFTQAAKYMYRSIAQFGAWALSRAQESSIEIPDWTTSSSGDIDYPGGQQRALFEQQQGCRSVGKAGGPLPPFRHHMIRQLIDGHGNIRPLPDESYLPALGLSPDEIGEPKVGPVRRWLNAKQEWDNKYSRLRRKILKRRVEELLLGIEELAPGETPPPSSAAARRGISIRKIRKPTKKNRALAFWNSIANKHDEAVLRESGEYAGRFRAPLPRRASETRVVTDVGQSNESQRDVSEKVSSRKAPSLASSKYSDSSPRQNDGASEVNADTNDRKATDISIPPETIDDLHPHPGYVPPRSPLRAASVKRRDSQQRRRPDDKASTKAIRHAQGVISPVSPVQASASSLEWETPRESLSAFSGRREPGKPRTKSNVAHEDDLPANGGEVVDDTKRRRRHAVQTSDQNHSSRYDHDVERPAPLAAARSGGSIHRSGQTQANFGAARGSSKYYYQGKELADEFNSTRARDPSETEPFPSFPASGNISAASRSRGEVNGDAEKTDDESGYSSVYSDERVGIGATRTRS, encoded by the exons ATGGTGGCATC GATGCTCGTAATCCTACGCGACCAAAAAATGCCCCTACCTGTGGGAGGAATATTGATATCCCCGTGGCTCGATTTGACCCATTCATTCCCCAGCATGAATGATATTGGAACTGAAGATTATTTGCCTAAGTACGGCTTCATGCAACGACCTTCCATGGCGTGGCCACCGCCGAATGCCGACGAAATCGGTGTCGTATCGAAATGTGCGGGGAAAATCTTACAAGCCATAAATTCACCACCCGTGGTGGATAGTACTACTTCCGTTGACGAACGGGCCATTGAGCAGTTTTTCATCCGGGAAGCAACCGCAACGACCCAAGCTGGTCATCTCGAACCCTTACCGGAGCACCACGCAGCTATCTTCCAGAACGGGCGGGGGCATCCGCACCCCGACCATCTCCTCACGGTTCAGATGGACGGAGTGATGATAGAGCTGAAAGATCAGATTCATATGTACACGCCTAACGAGATGCTATCTCACCCGCTCGTTTCTCCCGTTCTGCAGCCGTCACTTGGCGGCTTGCCTCCGCTGTTAGTTCTTACTGGCGGCGGTGAGATGCTTAGGGACGAACAGATTTACTTTGCTCACAAAGCCGCTAATCCCGCTGCCTATCCTCCAAGCGAGAAGTACTTGAACCGACATGACCCGGAGCGGAAGATAATCGACAAGTATAAACCTACATACGTGCAATTGCAGGTCTGGGAGAACCTATGTCATGTGGCTCCCACTCTCAGTTTTACGCAGGCGGCAAAGTATATGTATCGTTCAATTGCACAATTTGGAGCTTGGGCGCTCTCCCGGGCGCAAGAATCGAGCATTGAGATTCCTGACTGGACTACGTCCTCGAGCGGAGATATCGATTATCCTGGTGGCCAACAGCGAGCCCTATTTGAGCAACAGCAGGGTTGCAGATCTGTTGGAAAAGCTGGGGGTCCCCTCCCGCCTTTTCGTCACCACATGATCCGCCAATTGATTGATGGTCACGGCAATATTCGCCCATTACCGGATGAGTCTTACCTCCCAGCCCTCGGCCTCTCTCCTGATGAAATCGGAGAACCTAAAGTAGGCCCCGTAAGGAGGTGGTTGAACGCGAAGCAAGAGTGGGATAATAAGTATTCTAGATTGAGACGCAAAATATTAAAGAGGCGGGTAGAAGAGCTACTCTTAGGTATTGAGGAGCTCGCCCCTGGTGAAACACCGCCACCGAGCTCTGCAGCGGCCAGACGGGGTATTTCTATCCGAAAAATCCGAAAACCCACGAAGAAGAATCGTGCATTGGCTTTCTGGAATTCAATTGCAAATAAACACGATGAAGCAGTTCTCAGAGAGAGCGGGGAGTACGCAGGTCGTTTTCGGGCTCCTCTTCCCAGGCGCGCAAGTGAAACCAGGGTAGTGACGGATGTTGGGCAATCGAATGAGTCCCAGAGAGACGTTTCAGAAAAAGTGTCATCTCGTAAAGCGCCGTCGCTTGCCTCATCGAAATACTCCGACTCTTCACCTCGCCAAAACGACGGAGCGAGCGAAGTCAACGCTGATACCAATGACAGGAAAGCAACCGACATTTCTATTCCACCAGAGACGATAGATGACCTTCACCCACATCCAGGTTATGTCCCGCCCAGGAGCCCTCTTCGTGCAGCGTCCGTCAAGCGCAGAGACTCTCAGCAACGCCGGcgccctgatgacaaagcCAGCACAAAAGCTATCCGTCATGCTCAAGGTGTGATATCACCCGTCTCTCCTGTCCAGGCATCAGCATCCTCGCTCGAGTGGGAAACACCACGCGAATCGCTATCTGCATTCTCAGGTAGACGAGAGCCAGGAAAACCACGCACGAAATCTAACGTTGCACATGAGGATGACTTGCCCGCCAACGGTGGAGAGGTAGTGGACGACACAAAGCGTCGGAGGCGCCACGCCGTGCAGACAAGTGATCAAAACCACTCCAGCCGGTATGACCATGATGTTGAACGTCCTGCGCCACTTGCCGCCGCAAGGTCAGGTGGGTCTATTCATCGTAGCGGCCAAACTCAAGCCAATTTTGGGGCAGCGCGAGGGTCCTCAAAATACTACTATCAGGGGAAAGAGTTAGCAGATGAGTTTAATTCCACCAGAGCTAGAGACCCTTCTGAGACAGAGCCGTTCCCTTCATTTCCGGCCAGTGGCAATATAAGTGCTGCGTCGCGATCCCGAGGCGAGGTCAACGGGGATGCTGAGAAAACAGATGACGAAAGCGGATATTCGAGTGTTTATTCAGATGAACGAGTTGGCATTGGAGCGACGAGGACGAGATCCTAA
- a CDS encoding uncharacterized protein (EggNog:ENOG410PFB2~COG:V) — translation MPFNTITVASVIAPTVLKTWCLHVFGGKPPKQKPANRLSYHEGLEIIRRFMYYASHHTVEEFQAFTARRVPSPHWVKQSNVVVPAEHLVSAGHLIIAELGPGGVDRVGGKTWWQWRGDDVALYAEWIEMKSDYAQRRNLGQKSKRIILYVHGGAYYFGSVDTHRYQLQRHARKLKARLFAR, via the exons ATGCCCTTCAACACAATCACCGTTGCTTCGGTCATTGCACCTACTGTTCTGAAAACCTGGTGTTTGCAT GTCTTTGGAGGAAAACCACCCAAGCAGAAGCCCGCAAATCGTCTATCCTACCATGAAGGATTGGAGATCATCCGCCGGTTCATGTACTATGCCTCGCATCATACGGTGGAGGAGTTCCAAGCCTTCACCGCCCGGCGTGTCCCATCCCCCCACTGGGTCAAACAATCCAACGTCGTGGTTCCTGCCGAGCATCTCGTTTCCGCAGGACATTTGATCATCGCGGAACTTGGTCCCGGCGGTGTCGATCGTGTGGGAGGCAAGACATGGTGGCAGTGGAGGGGGGATGATGTCGCGCTATACGCCGAATGGATCGAGATGAAAAGCGACTACGCCCAGAGGAGAAATTTAGGCCAAAAATCTAAGCGAATTATCCTCTACGTGCACGGCGGAGCGTACTACTTTGGAAGCGTCGATACGCATCGATATCAGCTGCAAAGGCATGCCAGGAAGCTCAAGGCGAGGCTGTTTGCTCGGTGA